The segment CAAACAAGGACGCCCACGAGCTCGCGCGCGTCGTCGGCGACGTCTCGCGCGCCGTCTCATCGCGGCTACTCGGCCCACCGAGCGAGTACCTCTTCGAGGTGAAGTTCGATGGCTACCGAATCGTCGCTTCGAAAGCCGGCGCGGACGTGCGACTCACGAGCCGCGCCGGTCACGACTGGACCGCGCGCTTTCCCGAGGTCGCGCGCGCTGTCGCGACGCTCCCTGTGCGCGAGGCCGTCTTCGACGGGGAGGTGTGCGTCGTGGACGCCATCGGCCGCCCCTCCTTCGAGGCGCTCCAGCGGCACCTATCGGGCGAGCGCAACGTCGGCCACCTGATCTTCGCGATGTTCGACCTCTTGTGGCTCGACGGGCGCGATCTTCGCAGCCTTCCCCTTGAGGAACGAAGGCGCCTCCTCGACGACGTCACGGGCGACGCGCCCTCTCCCCTCACCTTCTCGAGGTCCATCCAAGGCGAGATGGGAGACATCGTCGCGGCAGCGCGCGGAGCGGGCCTCGAGGGGCTCGTCGCGAAGCGTAAAGGCTCAATCTACACGGCCGGTCCAACGCAAGCGTGGATCAAGATAAAGTTCGAGCTGCGACAAGACGTCGCCATCACGGGCTACACGCCGATGACGGGCACCAAGGTCGTTGGTGCCCTGATCGTCGGCCTCTACGACGACGAGGGGAACTTCGTCTACGCCGGGAAAGTCGGCACCGGCATGAGCGACAAGCTGCGGGCAGACTTGGCCCATGAACTCGACGCGCGGCGAGCCCACGGCAACGCGTGCCCCTTCGCCCGTGATCCCAAGATTCCCGACGCCATCTACACGGCGCCAGGGCGCGTCATCGAGCTTGGCCTCCGCGAATGGACGCGCGACGGCTCTCCGAGGTTTCCTCGCTTTTTAGGCTTTCGCGACGACAAGACCGCCGCCGAGTGCCTCCGCGAGTCCGTCGACGGCTTCGTCGACATGTCGCACGCCGCGCCGGGCACCAAGAAGGGCCGCGACGCCCGAGGACCTCTCGCCCCCGGAGGGGCACGCGACGCGGAGGACGACGCGATTCCGCCGCCGCTCTCCCAACGGGCCGGCCTGGTGAAGCTAAGCAACGCCGACAAGGTGCTCTACCCAAAAGACGGGATCAGCAAGCGGGACATCTTTGCGTATTACACGGACATCTCGACGGTCATGCTTCCGCACCTACGCGGCCGTCCCATTCACATGCAGAGGTGGCCCGACGGCATCGACAAGGAGGAGTGGTTCCAGCACGCCGCCCCGCCCAAGGCGCCGCCCTTCGTGAGGCAACTCCCCTTCGACCGCGACCCCGACAGCGCCTTTGAGAAAGGCGCACGGCAGAAGTGGCGCATCATTCCCGAGAACGTCGAAACGCTCCAATACCTCGCGAACCTGGCCGCCCTGACGCTCCATCAGCGCTCGAGCCACCTGCCGCCCGACGCGACGACCGAAGAGGCCATCGCCAAGGCGCTCTCGATGCCGAACTACGTGGTCATCGACTTGGACCCTGGCGAGGGTCCCTTCTCCGACCTCATCCGCGTGGCTTGGGCTGTGCGCGCGCTCCTCGACGCGCTCGAGCTCGAGAGCGTCGTAAAGACCAGCGGCCAGCGCGGCCTTCACATCTTCGTGCCCCTGGCACCAGGGCACACGCACGACGATGCCTCCGCCTTTGCCATCGAAGTGGCGCGCGCTGTGGCCAAGGTCCTCCCGGACATCAGCACCGTCGAAACGCGCAAGGACAAGCGCAAGGGACGCCTCTACGTCGACGCGCTGCAGAACGGCCGCGGCCGCACCATCGTGTGCCCCTACTCGCTGCGCGCCAAAGACGGCGCGCCCGTCTCCACGCCCGTCGAGTGGAACGAGGTTACCGATGCGCTCGATCCCGGAGCGTTCAACCTCAAGACGATTCGCCAGCGGGTCGACAAGAGGGGCGACCTTTTGGCGCCGCTGCTGCGCGGCAAAGGGATCTTGCCGAAGGTGCGGTGAGGCTCAAACGCAAGTCATCCCACGCACACGAGCCGCTTGGCGAGCGCTACGCCCGATGCTCGAGGCGATGCCCGAGCACGGTGCGGCCGACCATCGGGCTGAGGTTGAGCGTGTCGTCGGCCTCCTCTATCTCCCACTCGAGGTTCATGCCCCACCCAGTGAAGAAGAGGTCCCTTTCGATCGTCTGCAAGACCGTCGCGATCTCCGCGTCACTCGGAATGCGCGAGGCGTCGAGGGTCAGCCTGCAGCGCATGCCCGTTGCTCGGTCGTAGACGAGAGATGCGTCGCCGCCGAGCCACCAGGATTTGTCGTCACCGCCGGTAGCCTCCATGAGGCAGTCCACCTGGTCGAGCGGTTGAATCACACGAGCGCCGTCGAAACGAGCGAGGATCTCCGGGTCTCGGATCTTCTCCTCCTCCTCGGTGTCCGCTTCGACGTTCACGATCTTTGCCTGGACGTAGACGAGCAAGCTCGCCACCACCGTCGATGAGGGCGCCGCTGGCAACCCTTCGGTCCGTAGCCCGACCCCTGCCAACAGTTTCCCGAGCTCGCCATGCTGCGCGTCCGACAGACGCGGGACCCATTCCTTGAGAACCTCGACGCACCGCTGCGCGAGCGCCTCCGCTGATGCGAGCGTCTCCGGAGCGACCTGCATTCCGAAACACTGACCTGGCTTGAGACCGCGCAACGTCGCAGCGGCATCAAAGAGCTGGGGCACTACCTT is part of the Myxococcales bacterium genome and harbors:
- the ligD gene encoding DNA ligase D, with translation MTKKRGPTTRRPSSGPPGPSDASGESSLSEYEKKRDFSVTPEPSPAPTIGPTSPPKGAPSQGGRSSHSGGPAVKKTAEAATTGPVFVVQKHDAKRLHYDVRLEFEGKLVSWAVPKGPTYDPKVKRLAVRVEDHPLDYAAFEGRIPDGNYGAGDVLVWDHGTFELPAKGLPMARMLEKGHVHVILHGDKLKGGWHLVRTKETNVWLFFKAEDAFANKNIDIAKDRPESIVTGHVATRGPTGTVTRVAPNKDAHELARVVGDVSRAVSSRLLGPPSEYLFEVKFDGYRIVASKAGADVRLTSRAGHDWTARFPEVARAVATLPVREAVFDGEVCVVDAIGRPSFEALQRHLSGERNVGHLIFAMFDLLWLDGRDLRSLPLEERRRLLDDVTGDAPSPLTFSRSIQGEMGDIVAAARGAGLEGLVAKRKGSIYTAGPTQAWIKIKFELRQDVAITGYTPMTGTKVVGALIVGLYDDEGNFVYAGKVGTGMSDKLRADLAHELDARRAHGNACPFARDPKIPDAIYTAPGRVIELGLREWTRDGSPRFPRFLGFRDDKTAAECLRESVDGFVDMSHAAPGTKKGRDARGPLAPGGARDAEDDAIPPPLSQRAGLVKLSNADKVLYPKDGISKRDIFAYYTDISTVMLPHLRGRPIHMQRWPDGIDKEEWFQHAAPPKAPPFVRQLPFDRDPDSAFEKGARQKWRIIPENVETLQYLANLAALTLHQRSSHLPPDATTEEAIAKALSMPNYVVIDLDPGEGPFSDLIRVAWAVRALLDALELESVVKTSGQRGLHIFVPLAPGHTHDDASAFAIEVARAVAKVLPDISTVETRKDKRKGRLYVDALQNGRGRTIVCPYSLRAKDGAPVSTPVEWNEVTDALDPGAFNLKTIRQRVDKRGDLLAPLLRGKGILPKVR